A window from Actimicrobium sp. CCC2.4 encodes these proteins:
- the leuS gene encoding leucine--tRNA ligase — protein MQDKYNHAEIEKSAQDHWQATDAYKAVEHAQDQHGNDKKKFYACSMLPYPSGKLHMGHVRNYTINDVMYRHLRMNGYNVLMPMGWDAFGMPAENAAMANNVPPAQWTYANIAHMKQQMQAMGLAIDWSREMTACKPDYYKWNQWMFLKMLEKGIVYKKTGTVNWDPIDQTVLANEQVVDGRGWRSGALIEKREIPMYYARITDYAEELLDHVDNKLPGWPERVRTMQANWIGKSTGVRFAFTHTIADGETLIDDGKLWVFTTRPDTIKGVTFCAVAPEHPLATFAARNNPELAAFNAECKLGSVIEADMATMEKKGMPTGLVVSHPITGRQIDVWVGNYVLMTYGDGAVMGVPAHDERDFAFAQKYVLPIEQVIAVEGKVFNDMQWHDWYADKENGRCINSGRFDGMGFAEAVDAVAKVVADLGLGEKKITYRLRDWGISRQRYWGTPIPIIHCDSCGAVPVPEKDLPVVLPEDCVPDGTGNPLNKHEKFLHVDCPTCGKPARRETDTMDTFVDSSWYYMRYCSPGSTESMVDARNDYWMPMDQYIGGIEHAVMHLLYARFWTKVMRDFGLITFDEPFTNLLTQGMVLNETYFREDAAGKKTWFNPEDVALTLDDKGRPLAATLKSDGAAVNIGGTEKMSKSKNNGIDPQAQIDLYGADTARLFTMFASPPEQTLEWSGTGVEGANRFLRRVWAFGFAQVGRIEKSAALKLVVADLGDPQRTLRREVHKILQQADHDIKRIQYNTVVSACMKMLNTLEAARLDDSKASDAVITEGFSIFLRVLYPIAPHITFTLWQQLGYAAVHGDLLDAAWPQVDPVALEQADIEMMIQVNGKLRGSITVAKGADKASIEAAALANEHVQKFLEGPPKKIIVVPGKLINIVV, from the coding sequence ATGCAAGACAAATACAACCACGCCGAGATCGAAAAATCAGCACAGGACCACTGGCAAGCGACCGACGCCTACAAGGCCGTCGAACACGCTCAGGACCAGCACGGTAACGACAAGAAAAAATTCTACGCCTGCTCGATGCTGCCCTATCCGTCGGGCAAGCTGCACATGGGCCATGTGCGCAATTACACGATCAACGACGTGATGTATCGCCACCTGCGCATGAACGGCTACAACGTGCTGATGCCGATGGGCTGGGATGCGTTCGGCATGCCCGCCGAAAACGCCGCGATGGCCAACAACGTGCCGCCGGCGCAATGGACCTACGCCAACATCGCGCACATGAAACAGCAGATGCAGGCGATGGGCCTGGCGATCGACTGGTCGCGCGAGATGACCGCCTGCAAGCCGGACTACTACAAATGGAACCAGTGGATGTTCCTGAAGATGCTCGAAAAAGGCATCGTCTACAAGAAGACCGGTACCGTCAACTGGGACCCGATCGACCAGACCGTGCTGGCCAACGAGCAGGTCGTCGATGGGCGCGGCTGGCGTTCCGGCGCGCTCATCGAAAAGCGCGAAATCCCGATGTACTACGCCCGCATCACCGACTACGCCGAAGAATTGCTCGACCACGTCGATAACAAATTGCCCGGCTGGCCCGAGCGCGTGCGTACGATGCAGGCCAACTGGATCGGCAAGTCGACCGGCGTGCGCTTTGCGTTCACGCACACGATCGCCGATGGCGAGACGCTGATCGATGACGGCAAGCTGTGGGTCTTCACGACCCGTCCCGACACGATCAAGGGCGTGACGTTCTGCGCGGTCGCACCGGAACATCCGCTGGCAACTTTTGCCGCCCGCAACAATCCCGAACTGGCCGCCTTCAATGCCGAGTGCAAGCTCGGCAGCGTCATCGAAGCGGACATGGCGACGATGGAAAAGAAAGGCATGCCGACCGGACTGGTCGTGTCGCACCCGATCACCGGTCGCCAGATCGACGTCTGGGTCGGCAACTACGTGCTGATGACCTACGGCGATGGCGCCGTGATGGGCGTGCCGGCGCATGACGAACGCGACTTTGCGTTCGCCCAGAAATACGTGCTGCCGATCGAGCAGGTCATCGCCGTCGAGGGCAAGGTCTTCAACGACATGCAATGGCATGACTGGTACGCCGACAAGGAAAACGGCCGCTGCATCAACTCCGGCCGTTTTGATGGCATGGGCTTTGCCGAAGCGGTGGACGCGGTCGCCAAAGTCGTCGCCGACCTCGGCCTCGGTGAAAAGAAAATCACCTACCGGCTGCGCGACTGGGGCATCTCGCGCCAGCGTTACTGGGGCACGCCGATCCCGATCATCCATTGCGACAGCTGCGGCGCAGTGCCGGTGCCGGAGAAAGATTTGCCGGTAGTCCTGCCCGAAGATTGCGTGCCGGACGGCACCGGCAATCCGCTCAACAAGCATGAAAAATTCCTGCACGTCGATTGCCCGACCTGCGGCAAACCGGCGCGGCGCGAAACCGACACGATGGATACCTTCGTCGATTCGTCGTGGTACTACATGCGCTATTGCTCGCCGGGCAGCACCGAATCGATGGTCGATGCGCGCAACGATTACTGGATGCCGATGGACCAGTACATCGGCGGCATCGAGCACGCCGTCATGCACCTGCTGTATGCGCGCTTCTGGACCAAGGTCATGCGTGACTTCGGCCTGATCACATTCGACGAGCCCTTCACCAACCTGCTCACGCAGGGCATGGTGCTCAACGAAACCTATTTCCGCGAAGACGCCGCCGGCAAGAAGACCTGGTTCAATCCGGAAGACGTGGCACTGACGCTCGACGACAAGGGCCGGCCACTGGCCGCGACACTGAAGTCAGATGGTGCTGCGGTCAACATCGGTGGCACCGAAAAGATGTCGAAGTCGAAGAACAACGGCATCGATCCGCAAGCGCAGATCGACCTCTACGGTGCCGACACCGCGCGCCTGTTCACGATGTTTGCGTCGCCACCGGAGCAAACGCTGGAATGGTCCGGCACCGGCGTCGAAGGTGCCAACCGTTTCCTGCGCCGGGTCTGGGCGTTCGGGTTTGCGCAAGTCGGCCGCATCGAAAAATCCGCCGCACTGAAGCTGGTCGTAGCTGACCTCGGCGACCCGCAGCGCACCTTGCGCCGCGAAGTCCACAAGATCCTGCAGCAGGCCGATCACGACATCAAGCGCATCCAGTACAACACGGTGGTCTCGGCCTGCATGAAGATGCTCAACACGCTCGAAGCCGCCAGGCTCGATGACTCGAAGGCGTCCGACGCGGTCATCACCGAAGGCTTTTCGATCTTCCTGCGCGTGCTCTATCCGATCGCGCCGCACATCACGTTCACGTTGTGGCAGCAGCTCGGTTATGCCGCCGTTCATGGTGACCTGCTCGATGCGGCCTGGCCGCAAGTCGATCCGGTCGCGCTGGAACAAGCCGATATCGAGATGATGATCCAGGTCAATGGCAAGCTACGTGGCAGCATTACTGTCGCCAAAGGCGCGGACAAGGCCAGCATCGAAGCGGCTGCACTGGCCAACGAGCACGTGCAGAAATTCCTCGAAGGGCCGCCGAAAAAAATCATCGTCGTGCCCGGCAAACTGATCAACATCGTGGTCTGA
- a CDS encoding fatty acid desaturase family protein — protein sequence MSTCPSLVPSGKIRLQRDLLKALARPAPGRLLLQTCLEWVCIIALMVLASRTSYPLVSLVCMLLIATRQHALLALMHEYAHHQLSRKHGWFNDLIGDVFTAFPFFITVHGFRRNHLLHHKHAWTEHDPNYVASSKKRRYQFPKTRAQVWLEIVKHSIGWYTLQDLKNYTVDAGMAIGLPRSTAIGRFVFALLLFAAVAYFDLWRPVLLYWLVPLATFLMGILYVRDLGEHFGLPGAGFDSARTMLVGWPERLLIAQNGVNFHADHHLFPSVPFFRLGRLHRALMLDPDFRAQAVVTRGYLTGLIDEISARRTLASPRGVDHVC from the coding sequence ATGTCAACCTGTCCCTCCCTTGTCCCTTCCGGAAAAATACGCCTCCAGCGTGACCTCCTGAAAGCGCTGGCCAGACCCGCGCCGGGTCGGTTACTGCTGCAAACTTGCCTCGAATGGGTCTGCATCATTGCGCTGATGGTGCTGGCCAGCCGGACGTCGTATCCGCTAGTCAGCCTGGTCTGCATGCTGCTGATCGCGACCCGCCAGCATGCGCTGCTGGCCCTGATGCACGAGTACGCACACCACCAGCTCAGCCGCAAGCACGGCTGGTTCAATGACCTGATCGGTGATGTCTTCACCGCGTTCCCGTTCTTCATTACGGTCCATGGCTTTCGCCGCAATCACCTGCTGCATCACAAGCATGCATGGACCGAACACGATCCGAACTATGTCGCGTCATCGAAAAAACGGCGCTACCAGTTCCCCAAAACCCGTGCGCAAGTCTGGCTTGAAATCGTTAAGCACAGTATCGGCTGGTACACGCTGCAAGACCTGAAGAACTACACGGTCGACGCCGGCATGGCCATCGGCCTGCCGCGCAGTACCGCGATCGGCCGCTTCGTGTTTGCGCTGTTGCTGTTTGCGGCGGTCGCGTATTTCGACCTGTGGCGGCCGGTGCTGCTGTACTGGCTCGTGCCGCTGGCGACCTTCTTGATGGGCATCCTGTATGTGCGCGATCTGGGCGAGCATTTCGGCTTGCCGGGTGCCGGTTTCGACAGTGCCCGCACGATGCTGGTCGGCTGGCCGGAGCGCTTGCTGATTGCGCAGAACGGGGTCAATTTTCATGCGGATCACCATCTGTTTCCGTCGGTGCCGTTCTTCCGGCTGGGGCGCTTGCATCGTGCGTTGATGCTCGACCCGGACTTCCGCGCGCAGGCCGTGGTTACGCGTGGTTACCTGACCGGCCTGATCGATGAAATCTCGGCCCGCCGTACGCTGGCCAGTCCGCGCGGAGTTGATCATGTTTGCTGA
- a CDS encoding LysR family transcriptional regulator, whose protein sequence is MSGVLPDHLDIHLIRILYMLLSEKSVSRVALKLNQPQPSISASLRKLRELTGDPLLVRGARGMVPTQHGESLLKPAKRILVETERLFVRKVPFVAQDEGRTFHIAAPDYLDSQFLPNVVSSLRRESPKSKLVIHGLGPEIDYIRLLSDGDLDLVIANWGEPPAHLHLSKLFEDTIACFMHSECAYAKRTGPDEMTVEDYLSLPHVAPAQTLAGYNGVIEGYLAKQNMKRNVTVQSAFFGLIPYMLTQTDLVLTTGEQFLRFYEKTLPLKRFTVPVKFPKMRYYQLWHDRVHQSNEHKWLRDLISAAAKSLTPR, encoded by the coding sequence ATGTCCGGCGTACTTCCCGATCATCTCGATATCCACCTGATCCGCATCCTGTACATGCTGTTGTCCGAGAAAAGTGTCTCGCGCGTGGCGCTCAAGCTGAACCAGCCGCAACCGTCGATTTCGGCCTCGCTGCGCAAGTTGCGCGAACTCACCGGTGATCCGCTACTGGTACGCGGCGCACGCGGCATGGTGCCGACGCAGCATGGTGAAAGCCTGCTGAAACCGGCCAAGCGCATCCTGGTTGAAACCGAACGCCTGTTCGTGCGCAAGGTGCCGTTCGTGGCACAAGACGAGGGCCGTACCTTCCACATCGCCGCACCCGATTATCTGGACAGCCAGTTCCTGCCGAATGTGGTCTCTAGCCTGCGACGCGAATCACCGAAGAGCAAACTGGTAATCCACGGCCTCGGTCCGGAGATCGATTACATCCGCCTGCTGTCGGATGGCGATCTGGATCTGGTCATTGCCAACTGGGGCGAGCCGCCGGCGCATTTGCACCTGTCGAAACTGTTCGAGGACACCATCGCCTGCTTCATGCACAGCGAATGCGCGTATGCCAAGCGCACCGGTCCGGACGAGATGACGGTCGAGGATTACCTGAGCCTGCCGCACGTCGCCCCGGCGCAAACACTGGCCGGCTACAACGGCGTCATCGAAGGGTATCTGGCCAAGCAAAACATGAAGCGCAACGTCACCGTGCAATCGGCATTCTTCGGGCTGATTCCGTACATGCTGACGCAGACGGACCTGGTGCTGACCACCGGCGAGCAGTTCTTGCGCTTCTATGAAAAGACCTTGCCGCTGAAGCGCTTCACGGTACCGGTGAAGTTTCCGAAGATGCGCTACTACCAGCTCTGGCATGACCGGGTGCACCAGTCCAATGAACACAAGTGGCTGCGTGACCTGATCAGCGCGGCGGCAAAGTCGCTGACGCCGCGCTAA
- the lptE gene encoding LPS assembly lipoprotein LptE translates to MNRRTFLTYSATSAALLALSACGFKLRGSDGSALLPFKTMVIGFADTSPLGAELRRYIRAYGTTVITDSKVADATLDVLSETREKVILSLNSAGRVREYTLYYKFRFKVRDNAGKQLLPPTDIILKRDISFNESAVLAKEAEEGLLYRDMQSDLVQQILRRLSALKQD, encoded by the coding sequence ATGAACCGACGCACCTTCCTCACCTACAGTGCCACCTCGGCTGCCCTGCTGGCGCTATCGGCCTGCGGCTTCAAGCTGCGCGGCTCGGACGGCAGCGCGCTGCTGCCATTCAAGACGATGGTGATCGGTTTTGCCGACACCTCGCCGCTGGGCGCCGAACTGCGGCGCTATATCCGCGCCTACGGCACCACCGTGATCACCGATTCAAAGGTCGCCGACGCCACCCTCGACGTGCTGTCCGAGACCCGCGAAAAAGTCATCCTGTCGCTCAATAGCGCCGGCCGGGTGCGCGAGTACACGCTGTATTACAAGTTCCGCTTCAAGGTCCGCGACAACGCGGGCAAGCAATTGCTGCCACCGACCGATATCATCCTCAAGCGCGACATCAGCTTCAATGAGTCCGCGGTGCTGGCCAAGGAAGCCGAAGAAGGCTTGCTGTACCGTGACATGCAAAGCGATCTGGTCCAGCAAATCCTGCGCCGCCTGTCGGCCCTGAAGCAGGACTGA
- a CDS encoding urate hydroxylase PuuD yields the protein MDAFLLTYGIDWLNLLVRWLHLVTGIAWIGASFYFVWLDNSIRPPLPGSELAKRGVSGELWAVHGGGFYNPQKYLVAPATLPPTLHWFKWEAYWTWISGFALLTIVYYFNASAMMIDRSVADLAVWQAIAIGLGTLLAGWTVYDLLCRSPLGKRDGLLGIVLYVLIVVAAYVLSTLLSGRAAYIHVGAMLGTIMVGNVLMVIMPGQRKMVAAMQAGQVPEAIHGQRAKQRSVHNNYFTLPVLFIMISNHYAMTYSHAYNWLVLAAIMAAGVLIRHFFNLRHKGRIVWGYPVAGVAILLAVAIAIAPKPVARTGAVVDFKQVQAIIDQRCVACHAAQPTQPGFAAAPLGVQLHTAALIHQHAAGIYQQVVQLKAMPIGNLTGITDDERALIGKWYAAGAP from the coding sequence ATGGACGCATTTTTACTTACGTATGGCATCGACTGGCTCAACTTGCTGGTGCGCTGGCTGCATCTGGTTACCGGCATTGCGTGGATAGGCGCGTCGTTCTACTTCGTCTGGCTCGACAATTCGATCCGTCCGCCACTGCCCGGTTCGGAGCTGGCCAAACGCGGTGTCTCCGGTGAATTGTGGGCGGTGCATGGCGGCGGCTTTTACAACCCGCAAAAATATCTGGTGGCACCGGCGACCCTGCCGCCGACCTTGCACTGGTTCAAGTGGGAAGCCTACTGGACCTGGATCTCGGGATTCGCGCTGCTGACCATCGTCTATTACTTCAATGCGTCGGCGATGATGATAGACCGCTCGGTGGCCGACCTCGCGGTCTGGCAGGCGATTGCGATTGGTCTCGGCACCTTGCTGGCCGGCTGGACAGTCTATGACTTGCTGTGCCGTTCGCCACTGGGCAAGCGCGATGGCTTGCTGGGCATTGTCCTGTACGTGCTCATCGTGGTTGCCGCTTACGTGCTATCGACGCTCCTCAGCGGACGTGCCGCCTACATCCATGTCGGCGCAATGCTGGGTACCATCATGGTCGGCAACGTGCTGATGGTGATCATGCCGGGCCAGCGCAAGATGGTCGCGGCGATGCAGGCCGGACAAGTGCCCGAGGCCATCCACGGTCAGCGCGCCAAGCAGCGCAGCGTGCACAACAATTACTTCACGCTGCCGGTGCTATTCATCATGATCAGCAATCACTACGCAATGACCTACAGCCATGCCTACAACTGGCTGGTGCTGGCGGCGATAATGGCGGCCGGCGTGCTGATCCGGCATTTTTTTAATCTGCGCCACAAGGGTCGTATTGTCTGGGGCTATCCGGTTGCCGGCGTGGCTATCCTGCTGGCCGTGGCCATCGCGATTGCGCCTAAGCCGGTCGCGCGTACCGGAGCGGTGGTTGACTTCAAGCAGGTGCAAGCCATCATCGATCAGCGCTGCGTCGCGTGCCATGCGGCACAGCCAACCCAGCCGGGTTTCGCGGCTGCGCCGCTCGGTGTACAGCTACACACGGCAGCACTGATCCATCAGCATGCGGCAGGGATCTACCAGCAAGTCGTGCAACTCAAGGCGATGCCGATCGGGAACCTGACCGGGATTACCGACGACGAGCGGGCCTTGATCGGGAAGTGGTACGCCGCCGGTGCGCCCTAA